The sequence taaaaaaataaaaaaaattgaaaattaattatgtaaaaataaattttttatttaaatattaaagtaTATAATTTATTCGAGATCAAAACCATTACAGGTCTTTTCAGCTTCACATTGAGCCATAGCAATTTCGTGGTCAATGAAAAGTTGagctttttcttcttcagtAACATTGAATGGACCGAGTGGTCTTGAATCAGTGAGAGAAGTAACAGTGGcagtaatttcaaatttatcactCCAACCACATGATGATCCACCAGTGAGAACGTGACAAATAGTTGGTGATGCATCAATAATCATCATACCagctaaaaaataaatattaaaaaaaaaaaaataaaaaaaattgattagaTTTTgtttggaaataataaaaaaaaaaataataataataataatttaatcaattttacCATCTTGTTCAACCCACATAGCTGgctatttatttaaaaataaaaattttaatatattagtATTTggaataagaaaaaaaataaaaaataataataatacatacaCCAGCATCATAAATTTGAGCTTTAACACATTTGCTACCTCTGCAAAGATTTAAATGTTTACCACAACCAAAACGTTGACTATctgtaatattatatatatatttattgaGAATTAGTTTATTgatttcccaaaaaaaatagaaataaaataagaaataCTTACCAGCTGTGAAATAGAGAGCACCACTGCATGATGGCTAAttatgatattaaaattttaaacgagtaaaatattaattaatattagtattaatttattaatattaaaataatattaaaaaaatacatacaacTGGACCACAAGCGCTTGTgctataaaaatataaaaaaagataaaaaaaagttagtttttaaattggaaatctaaaaataatattaaaaaaaaaaaaaaaaaaaaaaaaaaaaaaaaaaaataccttCCACAGAAATCagttaaataatatttgttaCCTGGTGAGGTTGAACAACACATGTTACCATAACATGGTTTTGCtgtaaaagaataaaaatgatttggagtgttaataaaatctattttttctttttttttttttttttatttaaaaaatgattaaatcaACATACGACAACTGTAACCATAAGCGTATCCGATGATAACAGCTAAAATAagtaaaaagaaagaaattctcattgttttaaaatgtaTATAGGGAATAGTAAAAGTGaatataagaaaaaaaaaaaaaaaaaaaatatgaaatttaTTCACtgtattaaaatgaaaataaaaaaaaataaaaattaaaatttaaaaacgaATTATTTTGACCAGGCCCTgcaaagatatttttttctttttttctgaAAGTAAtaggtttttatttttttttaattttaagaaaaatGGGACATCccattttgatttattttattttttattttattttttaaaacccatcaaaaaaaaaaaaaaaaaaaaaaggtgggAACCtggtatttatttatttttaattttttttttattttcttatttttaaaatctaaaacttgaataataattttttaaaaaaaaaaaagaagggtatgattatatatttaatttatttattcatttatttatcaccaagtttatttttatacttaataatttcatcCATTGAATCTTTATGAATTCCTTctaaaatttgtaattgacTGGCACTGAGATACTCCAAACCCATGCCAAGTATTTCAGCAACTCCTAAACCTAACGCTTCTGCTTTCCTATTCTTATCATAGAgtgattcattaaattttgaaaaataattttcaatttcattcaaTCTTATTACCaattctttatattttagTGATTGATCCAAGTAAATATTTGCCAACTCTGTATACTCTTCTTTATatgatttttgaaaattatttttatttttttcaatttgttgtctttgctgttgttgttgtggttgttgtggttgaggTTGTGATTCAACCATTGATGGGTTTATTATTGGAGTTGTATCTacatttgttgttttaaagAGAGTTTCATCTTTTGATTctattttttctttgataatATGATTTATAGGTTCTTTTGTGGtagtggtgttggtgttggtgttggtgttggtgttggtgttggtgttggtgttggtgttggtgttggtgttggtgttggtgttggtgttggtgttggtgttggtgttggtgttggtgttggtggtggtggttgtagATGAAGTAGTAGATGAATCCatctttatatttaataaattattattaatttgattttcaaactcgtcactattattattatttttaagttgttctttattttgatttataatttcagttgtagtttttttctttgttgaatcatgtttttgttgttgttgatgctgtttttgtttttgtttattattttttaattttaatttcttttcatttaataataattcctgtaaatttttttcaatttctttttctttttttaaagtttcattttgaaataattgttGAACAGTTgtaaaagattttaatgatctaataacatttttaaaatttggataTGCAAATAAAGTTTGATCTCTAAATTGTGTTGGTAATAATTGTGAAATATATGTCATTtgtgataattttgattttaatgtttgtaattttatttgtaattgtaaatCAGATGATATATcattattgctattgctattaaATTGAGTTATCATTTTCTTAACAAAATCTAATGgtgattgtaattttttatttaatgtatTAATTTCAGCACCATTATCTAATAATACTTTTACAGATTTATCGAAACCTAATTTTGCAGCAATGAATAAACAAGTTTCACCATCTTTATTCTTATGTTCTAATatctcttttttctttttatatgtggtggtggtggcagTAGTGGTatactttttattatcaattaatgtaCATAGAAATTGAATACATTCATATTGATTATGAAAAGCAGCGCAAGTGAAAACATtgaaaccattattatttgaaactaATAAATCTTCACCATAATGATATGTTAAACGTTCAATCATTGCACAATCACCATTCATTGCCGCGAAATGTAATGGTGTATCACCATTTGAATTACGAAAACCTAAACAATTCTTTTCCGtgatttcaattaaataatccaatgaatttaaattaccatatAATGCTGCTGTCATTATTAaactatatttattattattattatcaccattatcaaataataattccttTGATGAGATATTTGTACTTTGTAAAAGTTGTTCTAATATCTctttacaattatttgaaaatgcaATAGCAAATGGTATACCATGATTCAAATCACCaatttctaataattcttttaaaaattcgcAATTctcttttataatttttaatgataattgtgTATCACcactaaaaaataataaacatgtTAAAAATTCTATATAACTTGATAATCCAAaggaatttaataaattattatcatcattattattattataattattattattattattattattattattttcttgttgttgttttattttaattattatattatttattattaaatttgaaattatattaaaatctaTTGAAATGGGTTGGTTAATTTCTACATATCTCTTTAAGAATGTATCAAATTGTTGGTAtgaatcaaatattaaagtgTGAAATGTATCCATTGGAAgggaaaaaacaaaattaaaaaaaaaaaaaaaaataaaataaaataaaataaaaaaataaaaaaaaaaaaaaaaaaaaaaaaaaataaaaataaattaggaaatttttttttttttttaatatttttttattttattaagatTCTcctattgtttatttattttattttatttcaaaaaaaaaaaataattaatcctctttataaataatatttttaaccatatctttgataatttaagtttaaaatattttatttactttaactcaaattatcaaatgcacaattaaaaatattatttaaaagataataactatatttttatttccctTAAATTAGagtttttattgtttttatttaaaaaaaatttatacacACACAACccaaatatattaaattttaccTTTATTCGAATTTTGGGTAccaaatctttaaaaaaaaaaaaaaaaaattaaaaaaaaaaataaataaaaaataaataaaaataaataaaaaaaaaataaaaataaataaaaaataaaaaataaaaaaataaaaaaataaataaaataaaataaaattttcaaataaatttaattaaaaaaaaaaaaaaaaaaaaaaaaattaaaaaaaaaaatataaaaaaaaaaaaaaaaaaaaaaattaaggtAAATAataggtaaaaaaaaaaaaaaaaagggaaaatCGGTATAAAACAGCATCATACAAAGaaataatattgtttaaACAACATAAAAATAcatatacatataaaaataaagaaatttaaattcattgtaaaaaaaaaaaaaaaaaaaaaaaaaaaaaaaaaaaaaaaaaaaaaaaaaaataataataataataataataataataataataataataataataataataataataataataataataataataataataataataataataataataataataataataataaaaataatattaataataataataataaatgggAACCGTTTTCAAACACTATAGTGAACAAGATCTTAAACAACTTACAGAAATAgagttaaataaattattagaaaacgaaaataaattatttaccaGTATAGGTTCAAATTTACATGATAAAGgtgaaaaaatattaaaacatatagatttaattaataatataataaaagaaaaaaaactaaataataatagtaataataatattttaaattttaataaacaaaccaataataatttaaatagtaataattattataataaaaatatggaaaataatgttttaaattcCATGGGAGGGTTAAACTTACATGATAGatcaagtaataataataataataataataataatattaataatcaacatCACCATATCAAGCAATTATCAGTTGAAGAATCTTCACAAATTTTACAATCCAATATTATAGATTCAAAAATTTCTTCATTGgtaaggttttttttttttatttttttatttttttttatttttttttttttttccaaataatgcgtattaattttttttttttttttttttttttttttttcttaaaattttTGCACACATTTTAggataaaaaattcaatgaaTTTGGAGTTGATTCACCAAATTGTAATAGAAGAAGAAAGAATGAAAATAGTGATTCAAATATCTTAGAAGATGAAGAGTTAAATGATATCTTAGAAGATGAAGAGCATGATTATGTAAATCCTGATGATATCgatgatgaagttgattCAATAGATCCATTCGATGATGAGCCATATGACCAAggttttaattataaattacatgatgaatttcattattatgaCGATGATACATAAATATTTGCAagtttcaataataataaataaaatattaaaaatgtatAGAACTCAAtctcattaaaaaaaaaaaaaatccaaataaaaatcGAATTAAAACCTGTAAATATTCAaactttattaataaaacaccataaaaactttttttgacTTTTTTGGTTCTGTTTtcacatttaattttatttttttatttttattttaaattttttttttattttatttttttttttttgtttttttaatttttttttttttaattttcaaaatttttgatgattttcagaaaaaaaaaaaaaaaaaaaaaaaaaaaaaaaagcgagataaaattaataaataaaaacatatatatatacattattttaaaatgacAAGTGCACAACCAAAAGCAGTTGATGTTTCAACTATACctggatttaaaaaatggtatATTGTATATCCAAACCATATAAATAGTGAACttacaaaagaaaaaggtaGAAAGGTATCAAAAGAGCATGGTGTCAAAAACCCAACATTACCAGAAATAGCAGAAGCAACAGCTCAATTGGGTTTACCTTGTATTATTGAAACGTCTAAAGGTTATCCAAAAGAATTCTTTTTAAGAGGTAGACTTAGAATTAACTTTTTCTGTGATGGTACAACAATGCCAAGAAATCCTCATATTCCAAATagtatgtaaaaaaaaacaacatataaataataaatttaataaataataatataataatataatataataaataataaataattaacaaaataaataataaataataaatataatgtggaatatttaaatatttaacctattattattttatttattttttttttttttaaaaaaaaaaaaaagaaactgtATTATTAGTTAAAATAGcagaaagaattaaattaataaatccaaATAGACCAGAACCATTTAATCCAATATCAATGTTAGCACCAATTCAAGCAGTTTCacaaaaagagaaaaaaccAGCACCACaaccaactacaactacaactacaacaactacaccatcatcatcatcttcttcttcttctaaaggtggaaagaaaaagaagaatgtgaatgtaatttaaaaaaaaaaaaaaacatataataggaaataaaaataaattataattttttataaaataaaggAAACGCAACATAGGATGGTtctataatttctttaaaaaaaaaaaaaaaaaaacagaactAAATAAGGGGTTGtgtttatattttgttttcttttttttttttttttttttttataggaATTACATTCACATTTGATAGTATTAtagtttttgaatttaaacagATCCTAAACCCAGATAAacaatattttctttattttttttttttaaaaaccacATTTACCAAATACATCATTTTTCTTAGAAAAATtggaattataaaaattctttaattttttaattttttaaattttttttgggcgggttgttttttttttttttttttttttttatttatcgtATAACATAAACAAATACATTGTACatataatcttttaaaaattgttttgtatataaaaaaaaaaaaaaaaaattgtatataAATGACAACATCAATATCAAGTATAATAGTAGAGCAATTTAAACATAGTTCTAAAATAAATGTTCATAAAGATAGTAATATTTCAGCATATAGTAGTATATTTTTCGAATttaacaaattaataaatagcCAAAAAGAAACAGATACATTTTATCAATGTTTTTTATCACCATTAAAAATATACTTAATTACAActtcaaatgattcaattaataatgtttcaaagtttttatctaaatttttaatttatttaaatactcCTGCAACTCcatcaaatacaacaacaacaacaacaacaacacctaataataataatgaaaataaaaaattaaatgaatttaatcaaaaaaagttaCAAATTTATGATTcaataataacatttttatCACAAGTTTTAGAATCAAAAGAATCTATTGTTAGAATTAGATCATTACAAATACTGAATCATTTCATAAATGACATAAACTTTGAtatcaatttaataaataatagattaattaatcaaataatatcaaGATATCaagataaaaattcaaatgttagattaataatttcaaatttattaataaaattaacaaatatatatattatgatttataataataataaaaataaaaataatagtaataataaaatatcaccAACAAAATTACaagaagaaaaacaaaaacaacaagaggttaaagttattattcaaacattaattgattgtttattGATTATGTTAGAGAATGATTTAATATGGAATGTTagattaaatattttaaagtgTTTATCACAATTCAAGAATCAATTAGGTAAAGAAgagtatttaaatattattttaacaaGAACAAAAGATGTTAAAGAGAATATTAGATTGGAggcattatcaatattatcaaatagtTTTCAGTTTGATAGTTTATCAAGagatcaaattttaatgatattaaattcaagTTTTAAAGATCCAAATGAAAAAGTGGCTGAATTTGCTGGTAAAATGTTTTGTAAATGGTTTTCATTTAtgcaacaagaacaacaaaccaataataataataataataataataataataataataataataataataataataataataataataatggtaatgataaaatGATGATGTTCAATGATAATCAAggggatgatgatgatgatgatgaaaattggatttatagatttttagaatttattgGTGTAGGTGATGAAAATAGTGAAATATTATCAActgtattattatcattattcaAACAAGCAAACATCAAAGAGTTTTCATTGAATGATATTAGAGAGTTAACATTAGAGCAATCATTTCATTGTAAACTatcatttcaatatttaaaatctttaaaaactttagAAGCCAATGAAAAGATTGATTCTTTATTACCAACACTAACCGAATATAGAGATATACTATTCAATCATTTGAATTCCGATGTATTCACTCtcattcaattattaaaactattagaATATTTTGACCTTTCATATGATGAAGTAGGTCGTTCAAATATTTCAGTGTTTCTAcgtgaattattaaaagcaGTTCAattagatgatgatgatgacgatgataaCGAAGATGCCAATGAAGAACAATTTAATAGCAATAACCAACAAAGtagattattaattgatcaaaCATTACAATGTCTTTCATTACTTCATAGAGTTGAAAGAGATTTCATTGTATTTATTGTTGAAATAATATCAGATTTTATTGAACCATTGGAAGAGGATCAAGAAATTgttgaaaaacaaaataaaatcgATATATTATCAAAAGCATTTGCAAAGATTGAAAAGAAACAACCAATTGAAGCTGAAAAGATTAAAGGAGCAATTAAAACTTtggaaaaacaaattaatgataaacaaaccgatacaattaaaaaatgttcaATCATTACTCATTTCCTTTTATTAAATGCTAAAAAATGTTCAAACTCTCCAGAAATTGATGGACTTTTAGAATTGGTTATATTACCATCGATTCAACATCCTTTACCAGAATTACGTAGTATTGGTATTAAAAATCTTGGTATATTTTGTTTACATAGAAAAGTAAGtctttataataatcataatcataacaaattaaaaaggtatattttttattaatacattttttttttattattatcgtcattattatttttacaatataGAAAGAagcattaaaatatttaaaattatttgaaaaaatcattgaaaatgatattgaatATGTTGCAATAACATGTTTAAAGGTTATTTTCGATATTTTATTAGTATTTGGCTCACCAAATAAAATACCAAAAGAAACAGAGTCACTTTATAAAATGATTAGAAAAacttttacaaattttaatgaaaaaacaataggtagcaatattaataataataatatcaataataataataatatgaataataatataaataataataataataataataataataataataataataataataataataataataataataataataataataataataataataataataaacaaggtagaaataataatttagagaTTAGAGAAATTTCAATTCAAGGTTTTGTTAAACTTTTATATGCTGGTATTGTTTATGatcaaaagattttaaagtttttattattggaattattttcatcatcaaccaTTGAATTAATAGAGTTAAGAAAATGTTTACAACTATTCTTTGAAGCCTATGTTTCCGATATTTTAGATAAcaaaaagttattatttgattgtatAATGGACTGTTTTCAATCAATTTGTAATTCAGCCTCTTTTCATTCACCttattcaacaattaatttaattgattttggtaaatttgttttatctttaattgatagACCAATGAAGAAATCATTATATTCAGattcattaattataaattataatgattatcaagatcaaaatcaaaatcaaaatattagTAGTcttgataatgaagaaattaataatcaatttaatcAAGGATTTTCAGAATTTAAAGTTTCAGATTGTCACCCAAAATTAGCATTATCAATTTgtattgaattgatttcaaGTTTTAGAGGTCATTCAAAAGAATTGGTTAAATTACTCCCATTGTTCAAATTTGATCCAACTATTCATCAAGATTTATTAGAGAAAATTTATGATCAATTAGAAATTTTACTCAGTTATTATACTGATCCAATTTTAGAGAAATTTCATCAatctataattaaattattatcaaaagaatttttagatcaaaaatcacaatcacaacaacaacaacaatcatctcatcaatcaaaaattaaaaaagatgcaacttcaaatttaaatagctttttaattgattgtaatactaatttaacaaaatctcaaaaacaaaaacaaaaattacaattatttaatactccaatgaaaaaatatatgaaattaaataatattgataataataataataataataataaaaataataataataagagtGATAGTACATTAAAACATAATCTTTTagataatatttcaaaatcaaataaggAAGGTGTTAAACCTTTATTAGTCGATTATTTTAAACAACAAAAGAGTTTATTCAAAGGTGAAGGGATTTTAGATACTACATCATCAAACAGaccaaagaaaaagaaaactaaaccatcaacaaccactgtaaatattgaaaacCATGATGAAAATTCTTTGTCTTCAACTCAATTCTTTTATCCTTTCCTTCATAAAAAAAGTGATATCTCTTCACCTGTAAAtgaaaccaccaccaccaccaccaccacaacaacaacaacgtcCTCTTCTTTATCAACTCCTGTATCATCTGATTCAGAAAcaagtagtaatagtagtggaGAATCAAAACACTccaaacaaatattaatcaaAGAAGTTTCAAATCTtgaagaaaaattaaaagtaacaaatttaaaacctCACTCCACCGCTTTATTACTACAAAATCAAGAAACTACCACTACtggtaaaaaaataaattcaatcttaaaaaaaagatgtatTTCTATCagtaaagaaaatgaagataCTAAAACCAAAAAAGTTAGATTCCTCAATTTTGGTTCTATCGATAAAAACCAAGTTtagaataaaatttttttttcttaataaaacaataaggttttttttttttttttaaaagaatttacagttttattattatatatttattattttttatctttacaGTAGaacttcaattttttttttttttgtttttttttttttttggaaaatattggaaaaaaaaaaaataaaaaaaagagtttcTAGAAAAACTAGTAAAAatgttttatatttaattattttatatttgattttaattatatattaattttgttgaCAATCATCATCCATACTATGACGAcgtttataaatattattgtcattattgttattgttgttgttattaccaTTGCCATTATTGTTTtggttattgttgttgttatttttattattattattattattattatcgccattaaaattgttttgtaTTTGACTATTCGGTAAACTATTTCTTCTTTCATAATTACCTTGTAGTTGATGTTTCTTTGAACTTGgaatattattcaaataatttttattgttgttattgtattggttgttattattattattattattattttggttattgttgttgttgttgttattaaagttattattaccattgcTATTGTTAtagctattattattattataattattattgttataattattgttgtAGTTATTCATATAGTTATTGTTAaagttgttattattgttgttattgttataattgttattaccattattgtAGTTatcattgttattgttggtaTCATCAGAAAAATATTGATCATCAGAAGAATCTGagattctattattattattgttgttgttgttgttattattattattaaaatattgttCATCTTCTTCCTCATCATCACAATGTtgtctattattattattattataattattgttattaatataattattataattataattattattattatttctattattgttactattgctattgccattgttataattattactattgttattgttattattgttatgtCTATTTAATTCAGAATCAGAATCAGAACTTCCAGAGTCAGAGAAGTTTTTACCTCTATTAttactgttgttgttgttgttattattattattgttatagatgttgttattatttctatttctattattattattgttattattattattattgttattattattattattattattattattattattattatttgataaagagAGGTGAGgaacatttttattattattatccatattattatttttgaaaaagttgatattattttgttgttttacATTAAGACTTTCAAGAATTGGAGTTAAACCAGAAGAAGAGTTTTTAAGAAGTTCAATGGCTCCACCTTGATTTCTTGATGGTGAATTATCACCATTTCTATTTTCATAATCATCTTCGTCATCAATAGGAACTCTTCTTCCTCCGGTTTGAACTGGAGCGACATCACctcttcttttcttttcttgaCGTTTATTTGAGAACCAAGTAGTAAC comes from Dictyostelium discoideum AX4 chromosome 2 chromosome, whole genome shotgun sequence and encodes:
- the alyB gene encoding hypothetical protein — translated: MRISFFLLILAVIIGYAYGYSCPKPCYGNMCCSTSPGNKYYLTDFCGSTSACGPVPSCSGALYFTADSQRFGCGKHLNLCRGSKCVKAQIYDAGPAMWVEQDAGMMIIDASPTICHVLTGGSSCGWSDKFEITATVTSLTDSRPLGPFNVTEEEKAQLFIDHEIAMAQCEAEKTCNGFDLE
- a CDS encoding ankyrin repeat-containing protein encodes the protein MDTFHTLIFDSYQQFDTFLKRYVEINQPISIDFNIISNLIINNIIIKIKQQQENNNNNNNNNNYNNNNDDNNLLNSFGLSSYIEFLTCLLFFSGDTQLSLKIIKENCEFLKELLEIGDLNHGIPFAIAFSNNCKEILEQLLQSTNISSKELLFDNGDNNNNKYSLIMTAALYGNLNSLDYLIEITEKNCLGFRNSNGDTPLHFAAMNGDCAMIERLTYHYGEDLLVSNNNGFNVFTCAAFHNQYECIQFLCTLIDNKKYTTTATTTTYKKKKEILEHKNKDGETCLFIAAKLGFDKSVKVLLDNGAEINTLNKKLQSPLDFVKKMITQFNSNSNNDISSDLQLQIKLQTLKSKLSQMTYISQLLPTQFRDQTLFAYPNFKNVIRSLKSFTTVQQLFQNETLKKEKEIEKNLQELLLNEKKLKLKNNKQKQKQHQQQQKHDSTKKKTTTEIINQNKEQLKNNNNSDEFENQINNNLLNIKMDSSTTSSTTTTTNTNTNTNTNTNTNTNTNTNTNTNTNTNTNTNTNTNTNTTTTKEPINHIIKEKIESKDETLFKTTNVDTTPIINPSMVESQPQPQQPQQQQQRQQIEKNKNNFQKSYKEEYTELANIYLDQSLKYKELVIRLNEIENYFSKFNESLYDKNRKAEALGLGVAEILGMGLEYLSASQLQILEGIHKDSMDEIIKYKNKLGDK
- the srp19 gene encoding signal recognition particle 19 kDa subunit, which gives rise to MTSAQPKAVDVSTIPGFKKWYIVYPNHINSELTKEKGRKVSKEHGVKNPTLPEIAEATAQLGLPCIIETSKGYPKEFFLRGRLRINFFCDGTTMPRNPHIPNKTVLLVKIAERIKLINPNRPEPFNPISMLAPIQAVSQKEKKPAPQPTTTTTTTTTPSSSSSSSSKGGKKKKNVNVI